A genomic window from Aquitalea aquatilis includes:
- a CDS encoding acyl-CoA dehydrogenase produces the protein MFAAVLLIALIGALAYYRAPVLAWTVVLAAWLATLQFAFGCPVSVAVWSVAAIVAAVLNIVPLRRAVFTGPVFGIFKKITPAMSQTEQEAINAGTVWWDRDLFSGKPDYQRLLSFPDAKLNAEEQAFLDGPTEQLCSMIDDWKITHELKDLPPEVWQFIKDNGFLGMIVKKKYGGLEFSNYAHAKVVTKIATRGGTAAVSVMVPNSLGPGELLQHYGTEAQKDYYLPRLAKGVEVPCFALTSPYAGSDAGSIPDYGIVCRGSYTDPRTGEHHENVLGLRVSWEKRWITLAPVATILGLAFKMYDPDHLLGDKEEIGITCALVPTEHEGVCIGRRHFPGGAAFMNGPTWGKDVFIPLEWIIGGREFAGQGWRMLVECLSVGRCISLPAMSVACGKVTTFTTGAYARIRDQFGLPIGKFEGVDEAMARIGGYTYQMEASQDLALTGLDMGEKPSVLSAVLKYHNTERMRKTINDAMDIHGGKAVVLGPRNYLARAYQSIPIGITVEGANILTRSMIIYGQGAIRCHPFVLREMKAAMANDGAEFDRAITGHINFVISNIFRSLWLGLTGARFAGSPRAGETATYYKQITRFSCAFALLSDMAMFSLGGSLKFREKLSARLGDMLSNLYIATACLKRFEREGAQKEDLAVLRWAVENALFDLQTAMDGFLANLPSRGLAVVLRKIIFPWGLTLKPASDRIGTKVARAMMELGGMRERLTRGMYVPPSEEDAVGVLQHALTAILATEPVEQKLRKLARDGKFQTITAKERLEEALRAGLVTQAEFDAVARARKLKRDVIMVDDFDMALERHDEALLQRHIF, from the coding sequence ATGTTTGCTGCTGTTCTTCTCATCGCACTGATTGGTGCCTTGGCGTATTACCGCGCGCCGGTGCTGGCGTGGACTGTCGTGCTGGCGGCCTGGCTCGCTACGCTGCAATTTGCGTTTGGCTGCCCTGTCTCCGTCGCCGTCTGGAGTGTTGCCGCCATCGTGGCGGCTGTATTGAATATCGTCCCTTTGCGCCGTGCCGTGTTCACCGGCCCGGTGTTTGGCATTTTCAAGAAAATCACTCCGGCGATGTCCCAAACCGAGCAAGAGGCGATCAATGCCGGCACGGTGTGGTGGGATCGGGATCTGTTTTCCGGCAAGCCGGATTATCAGCGCCTGCTGTCCTTTCCTGATGCCAAGCTGAATGCAGAAGAGCAGGCCTTTCTGGATGGCCCGACCGAGCAGCTCTGCTCGATGATTGATGACTGGAAAATCACCCATGAGCTGAAGGATCTGCCGCCGGAAGTGTGGCAGTTCATCAAGGACAATGGCTTCCTGGGGATGATCGTCAAAAAGAAATATGGCGGTCTGGAGTTTTCCAACTATGCCCATGCCAAGGTGGTGACCAAGATTGCCACGCGTGGTGGTACGGCAGCGGTATCGGTGATGGTGCCCAATTCGCTCGGACCGGGTGAGCTGCTGCAGCATTACGGCACCGAAGCGCAAAAAGACTACTACCTGCCGCGTCTGGCCAAGGGTGTTGAGGTGCCTTGCTTTGCCCTGACCAGCCCCTACGCGGGTTCCGATGCCGGCAGCATTCCTGACTACGGCATTGTCTGTCGTGGTAGCTATACCGATCCGCGTACCGGTGAGCATCATGAAAATGTGCTGGGCCTGCGTGTCAGCTGGGAGAAGCGCTGGATTACCCTGGCGCCGGTTGCCACCATTCTGGGTCTGGCATTCAAGATGTACGACCCGGATCACTTGCTGGGTGACAAGGAAGAAATCGGCATCACCTGCGCGCTGGTGCCGACCGAACATGAAGGTGTATGCATTGGTCGTCGTCACTTCCCTGGCGGTGCGGCTTTCATGAATGGTCCGACCTGGGGCAAGGATGTGTTCATTCCGCTGGAGTGGATCATCGGTGGTCGCGAGTTTGCCGGCCAGGGCTGGCGCATGCTGGTGGAGTGCTTGTCGGTTGGTCGCTGCATTTCCCTGCCGGCCATGTCGGTGGCTTGCGGTAAGGTCACTACCTTCACGACCGGTGCTTATGCCCGCATCCGCGATCAGTTTGGTCTGCCCATTGGCAAGTTCGAAGGGGTGGATGAAGCCATGGCACGTATTGGTGGCTATACCTACCAGATGGAAGCCTCGCAAGATCTGGCACTGACCGGGCTGGATATGGGTGAAAAACCGTCTGTGCTGTCGGCGGTGCTCAAGTATCACAATACCGAGCGCATGCGCAAAACCATCAATGACGCGATGGACATTCATGGCGGCAAGGCTGTGGTGCTCGGTCCGCGCAATTATCTGGCGCGCGCCTATCAGTCCATCCCCATCGGCATTACGGTGGAAGGCGCCAATATCCTGACTCGTTCCATGATTATTTACGGGCAGGGTGCCATTCGTTGCCATCCTTTTGTGTTGCGCGAGATGAAGGCGGCGATGGCCAATGATGGTGCCGAGTTTGATCGCGCCATTACCGGTCATATCAATTTTGTTATCAGCAATATCTTCCGCTCCTTGTGGCTGGGGCTGACTGGTGCGCGCTTTGCCGGCTCGCCGCGTGCGGGTGAGACTGCGACGTACTATAAGCAGATCACGCGTTTCTCCTGTGCTTTTGCCTTGTTGTCTGACATGGCCATGTTCAGTCTGGGTGGCTCGCTGAAGTTCCGCGAAAAGCTGTCGGCCCGTCTGGGTGATATGTTGTCCAATCTGTATATCGCTACTGCCTGCCTCAAGCGTTTCGAGCGCGAAGGCGCGCAGAAGGAAGATCTGGCCGTGCTGCGCTGGGCGGTTGAGAATGCACTGTTTGATTTGCAGACTGCCATGGATGGCTTCCTTGCCAACTTGCCAAGTCGTGGTCTGGCCGTGGTGTTGCGCAAGATCATCTTCCCGTGGGGGCTGACACTGAAGCCGGCATCCGACCGTATCGGTACCAAGGTGGCGCGCGCCATGATGGAGCTGGGTGGTATGCGTGAGCGACTGACGCGCGGTATGTATGTGCCGCCTTCCGAAGAGGATGCGGTTGGCGTGCTGCAACATGCGCTGACGGCCATTCTGGCCACTGAGCCGGTTGAGCAGAAGCTGCGCAAGCTGGCACGCGATGGCAAGTTCCAGACAATTACCGCCAAGGAAAGACTGGAAGAGGCCTTGCGTGCAGGTCTGGTGACACAAGCCGAATTCGATGCGGTAGCGCGTGCGCGCAAGCTGAAGCGTGATGTCATCATGGTGGATGATTTCGACATGGCGCTTGAGCGTCATGATGAAGCGCTGCTGCAGCGACACATTTTCTGA
- a CDS encoding acyl-CoA thioesterase, with translation MDCNAQRFPTLRVRALPTATNAYGKVQAGWLMGQIDMAGSLDAERLARGPVATVAVNAFQFTHPILLGDVVNLYVERLRVGQKSVTLKIAVEAERLDGELVFVTEVIATFVAVDMDGRSRNLAEVC, from the coding sequence ATGGATTGCAATGCACAGCGTTTTCCCACTTTACGGGTACGTGCTCTACCGACCGCCACCAATGCTTATGGCAAGGTGCAGGCCGGTTGGTTGATGGGGCAGATCGATATGGCCGGCAGTCTGGATGCTGAGCGTCTGGCGCGTGGTCCGGTGGCGACGGTGGCAGTGAATGCTTTCCAGTTTACCCACCCCATTTTATTGGGAGACGTGGTCAATCTATACGTGGAAAGGCTGCGCGTGGGGCAGAAGTCCGTCACGCTGAAGATAGCAGTGGAGGCAGAAAGGCTGGATGGTGAGCTGGTGTTTGTGACTGAGGTCATTGCAACATTTGTGGCCGTGGATATGGATGGTAGATCGCGTAATTTGGCTGAAGTTTGCTGA
- a CDS encoding OmpP1/FadL family transporter → MKLKHLSQSVMLMGVAVGAFSSTALASGYHFGSQSVSAQGTAFANGAEAADASTIFYNPAGMSRLTGTNFSGGLTLVVPDSEYTDKGSKNVNGTAISGGNGGNFAPDYVVAPSFYATHQLNDKWTVGLGIFVPFGAQLDYGNTWAGRYALESIKLETLNFNPSVSFKLDEHHSFGAGISAQYMKATLSKAVDVAGGFSSLPAAQQSAIISQIITAGGNPAKLGSVQPGQASLDADGWGYGMNLGYMFQLNENTRFGLAYRSNIHHKLDGNANWNFNNVSTDPVINATIQGLAKKLGHVSSGGSVTVDTPESISANAFHKLNDKVDLMADLTWTRHSRMDSIDIKFSQPGEGDLVIKQGWRDTYKLSLGGNYHYSDALTLRTGVAYDQSPVKNDDLRHPALPDSDRYWLSFGANYKLSKQSSVDFAYSYVFFKNANINYKDGCNPNSTTCTGNGESTVGSYKTNLQFLGLQYNYSF, encoded by the coding sequence ATGAAACTCAAGCACCTCAGCCAATCCGTGATGCTCATGGGAGTTGCCGTCGGGGCGTTCTCTTCCACAGCACTGGCTTCCGGTTACCACTTCGGCTCACAAAGCGTTTCCGCGCAAGGGACGGCATTTGCCAACGGCGCAGAAGCTGCCGATGCATCGACCATCTTCTACAACCCAGCTGGCATGTCGCGTCTGACTGGCACCAATTTCTCCGGTGGTCTGACGCTGGTAGTGCCGGATTCGGAATACACCGACAAGGGCTCCAAGAATGTAAATGGCACTGCTATCAGCGGTGGGAATGGTGGTAATTTCGCTCCTGATTATGTTGTCGCACCATCGTTCTACGCCACGCATCAGCTGAATGATAAGTGGACGGTTGGCTTGGGTATTTTCGTGCCGTTCGGTGCGCAGCTGGATTATGGCAATACCTGGGCAGGTCGTTATGCGCTGGAAAGCATCAAGCTGGAAACGCTGAACTTTAATCCTTCCGTTTCTTTCAAGCTTGATGAGCATCATTCCTTTGGTGCCGGCATTTCTGCTCAGTACATGAAAGCTACCTTGAGCAAGGCTGTGGATGTTGCTGGTGGTTTTAGTTCGCTACCGGCTGCACAGCAGTCGGCGATTATCAGCCAGATTATTACAGCTGGGGGCAACCCGGCTAAGCTCGGCAGCGTACAGCCAGGTCAAGCGTCTTTGGATGCGGATGGCTGGGGTTACGGTATGAACTTGGGCTACATGTTCCAGTTGAACGAAAACACTCGATTTGGCCTTGCATATCGTTCAAATATTCATCACAAACTTGATGGAAATGCGAACTGGAATTTCAATAATGTAAGTACCGATCCGGTAATTAATGCCACCATTCAGGGTTTGGCCAAAAAGCTTGGTCATGTTTCTTCTGGTGGTTCAGTTACTGTGGATACCCCGGAATCGATTTCAGCCAACGCTTTCCACAAACTGAATGACAAAGTTGATTTGATGGCCGACCTGACCTGGACGCGTCATTCGCGCATGGACAGCATCGATATCAAGTTCAGCCAACCGGGTGAGGGCGATCTGGTCATCAAACAGGGATGGCGCGATACCTATAAATTGTCCTTGGGTGGAAATTATCACTACAGTGATGCGCTGACCTTGCGTACGGGTGTCGCATATGATCAATCGCCAGTTAAAAATGACGATTTGCGCCACCCGGCACTGCCGGATAGTGACCGCTACTGGTTGTCTTTCGGTGCCAATTACAAGCTGAGCAAGCAGTCATCGGTTGACTTTGCATACTCCTACGTATTCTTCAAGAATGCCAATATCAACTACAAAGATGGTTGCAACCCGAATAGCACCACCTGCACGGGTAATGGTGAAAGCACGGTCGGTAGCTACAAGACCAATCTGCAATTCCTTGGTCTGCAGTACAACTACAGCTTCTAA
- a CDS encoding 3-hydroxyacyl-CoA dehydrogenase/enoyl-CoA hydratase family protein has protein sequence MSQTKFNVRKVAVLGAGVMGAQIAAHLVNAKVPTILFDLPAKEGNKNGIVLKALEGLKKLKPSPLSNKDAVGYIEPANYEDHLHLLKDCDIVIEAIAERMDWKADLYHKVAPHLGEHTIFATNTSGLSINKLAESCPDAVRPRFCGVHFFNPPRYMHLVEIIPCVTSDAGILDNLERFLVTTLGKGVVRAKDTPNFVANRIGVFSMLATIANAEKFGIRFDIVDDLTGPRLGRPKSATFRTADVVGLDTFSHVVKTMDDTLPGDPWHGLFKSPEWLQKLIAAGALGAKAKVGIYKKDGKKMFVFDAASGDYVAGGQKGDDAVKDILKIADPAEKFKQLRASTHPQAQFLWACFRDVFHYISYHLADIANCARDVDFAIRWGFGWSAGPFETWQSAGWQQVAQWIDEDVKAGKALSTAELPGWALQADRAGVHFAAGSYNAAEQNLVGRSTLDVYQRQLAPARVLGEAAAPLGETVFENDGVRAFTTGDDILVVSFKSKAHAIGPDVIDGLNKSLDIAEDRFKGLVIWQTEEPFSVGADLQSMLPAFMTGDWAAIDTTVRRFQDTSMRLRYSQVPTVAATQGYVFGGGCEFAMHCDKTVAALESYVGLVEVGVGLLPGGGGCKEFALRAAQEAKGDVLAALKDYFMAIATAKVATSGQEAQEIGFFRKGDPVVFNAYELLYVAKQQALAMAESGYRPPLKVKGFPVAGRSGAASIKGSLVNMLEGHFISQHDFFIASQIADVMTGGDVEAGTLVNEQWILDLERKAFMTLLQNAKTQDRIANMLTTGKPLRN, from the coding sequence ATGTCTCAAACCAAGTTCAACGTACGCAAAGTGGCGGTGCTGGGTGCTGGCGTGATGGGCGCGCAGATTGCCGCTCATCTGGTCAATGCCAAGGTGCCGACCATTCTGTTCGACCTGCCGGCCAAAGAAGGTAATAAAAACGGCATCGTGCTCAAGGCACTGGAAGGCCTGAAAAAGCTCAAGCCGTCACCGCTATCCAATAAGGATGCTGTTGGCTATATCGAGCCGGCCAATTACGAAGATCATCTGCATCTGCTGAAAGATTGCGATATCGTCATCGAAGCCATTGCCGAGCGCATGGACTGGAAGGCGGATCTGTATCACAAAGTGGCGCCTCATCTGGGCGAACACACCATCTTCGCTACCAACACCTCCGGCCTGTCGATCAACAAGCTGGCCGAGAGCTGCCCTGATGCGGTGCGCCCGCGTTTTTGCGGCGTGCACTTCTTCAACCCGCCGCGTTACATGCATCTGGTCGAGATCATCCCGTGCGTAACGTCGGATGCGGGCATTCTGGATAATCTGGAGCGTTTCCTGGTCACCACCCTGGGTAAGGGCGTGGTCCGTGCCAAGGATACCCCGAACTTTGTGGCAAACCGCATTGGTGTGTTCTCCATGCTGGCGACCATTGCCAATGCCGAAAAATTTGGCATCCGCTTTGATATTGTCGACGATCTGACCGGCCCGCGCCTCGGTCGTCCCAAGTCAGCCACCTTCCGTACGGCTGACGTAGTCGGCCTGGATACCTTCTCGCATGTGGTGAAAACCATGGATGACACCCTGCCGGGTGATCCGTGGCATGGCCTGTTCAAATCGCCGGAATGGCTGCAGAAGCTGATTGCCGCCGGTGCGCTGGGTGCCAAGGCCAAGGTTGGTATCTACAAGAAAGACGGCAAAAAGATGTTCGTCTTCGATGCTGCCAGTGGTGACTATGTTGCTGGCGGTCAGAAGGGTGACGACGCAGTCAAAGACATCCTGAAGATTGCCGACCCGGCGGAAAAATTCAAGCAGCTGCGCGCCAGCACGCACCCGCAGGCACAGTTCCTGTGGGCCTGCTTCCGCGATGTATTCCATTATATTTCCTACCATCTGGCCGATATCGCCAACTGTGCCCGTGATGTGGATTTTGCCATTCGCTGGGGTTTCGGCTGGTCGGCTGGTCCCTTCGAAACCTGGCAATCTGCCGGCTGGCAGCAGGTAGCGCAGTGGATCGACGAGGACGTCAAGGCGGGTAAGGCGCTGAGCACGGCCGAGCTGCCGGGCTGGGCACTGCAGGCTGATCGGGCTGGCGTGCACTTTGCCGCTGGTTCTTACAATGCGGCTGAGCAAAATCTGGTAGGCCGCTCGACACTGGATGTGTATCAGCGCCAGCTGGCGCCGGCCCGTGTACTGGGTGAAGCTGCTGCCCCGCTGGGTGAAACCGTATTTGAAAATGATGGCGTTCGCGCCTTTACCACGGGTGACGATATCCTGGTGGTGTCGTTCAAGTCCAAGGCGCACGCTATCGGTCCGGATGTGATTGATGGGCTGAACAAGTCGCTGGATATTGCCGAAGACCGTTTCAAGGGCCTGGTGATTTGGCAGACCGAAGAGCCGTTCTCGGTTGGTGCCGACCTGCAATCTATGCTGCCGGCCTTCATGACGGGAGACTGGGCAGCCATCGACACCACGGTGCGTCGTTTCCAGGATACCTCGATGCGCCTGCGCTATAGCCAGGTGCCGACTGTAGCCGCAACGCAAGGTTATGTATTCGGTGGTGGCTGCGAGTTTGCCATGCACTGCGACAAGACCGTGGCAGCGCTTGAGTCTTATGTTGGTCTGGTAGAAGTGGGTGTTGGCCTGCTGCCAGGTGGTGGTGGTTGCAAGGAGTTCGCTCTGCGCGCGGCGCAGGAAGCCAAGGGTGACGTGCTGGCTGCCCTGAAGGATTACTTCATGGCGATTGCCACGGCCAAAGTGGCGACCAGTGGTCAGGAAGCCCAGGAAATCGGCTTCTTCCGCAAGGGTGATCCGGTGGTATTCAATGCCTACGAGCTGCTGTATGTCGCCAAACAGCAAGCGCTGGCCATGGCCGAGTCTGGCTATCGTCCGCCGCTGAAGGTGAAGGGATTCCCGGTAGCGGGTCGTTCCGGCGCGGCTTCGATCAAGGGTTCTCTGGTGAATATGCTGGAAGGCCATTTTATCTCCCAGCATGATTTCTTCATTGCTTCGCAAATCGCCGATGTCATGACCGGCGGTGATGTTGAGGCCGGTACGCTGGTCAACGAGCAGTGGATTCTGGATCTGGAACGCAAGGCCTTCATGACCTTGCTGCAAAACGCCAAGACCCAGGATCGCATTGCCAATATGCTGACCACCGGCAAACCGCTGCGCAACTAA
- a CDS encoding acetyl-CoA C-acyltransferase, with protein sequence MVKQVQEAYIVAATRTPVGKAPRGMMRHVRPDDMLAHVITGALAQVPTLDPKLISDCVVGCAFPEAEQGLNMARIGVLLAGLPNTVGGITINRYCSSGINAVQMAADRIRLGEADVVIAAGAESMSLVPMMGNKVSLNPEIFAKDENYAIAYGMGLTAEKVAQQWGVSREDQDAFAVESHRRALAAIDSGAFKSEITPLEVTYRTPNLETGEVISKTRVLDTDEGPRRETTLEGLAKLKTVFDAKGSVTAGNSSQMSDGAGAVILVSERVLKEFNLVPLARYVTFAVKGVPPEIMGIGPKEAIPAACQQAGITQDELKWIELNEAFAAQALAVTRDLELDASKINPHGGAIALGHPLGATGAIRTATLVHGMRNAGQQGYGMVTMCIGTGMGAAGIIEVL encoded by the coding sequence ATGGTTAAGCAAGTACAGGAAGCCTATATCGTCGCTGCCACCCGTACTCCGGTGGGCAAAGCACCGCGTGGCATGATGCGCCATGTGCGCCCGGATGACATGCTGGCGCATGTGATTACCGGAGCACTGGCACAGGTGCCGACACTGGACCCGAAGCTGATTTCCGACTGCGTGGTGGGTTGCGCCTTCCCGGAAGCGGAGCAGGGCCTGAACATGGCGCGTATCGGTGTATTGTTGGCTGGCCTGCCCAATACCGTGGGCGGCATCACCATCAACCGTTACTGCTCGTCCGGCATCAACGCGGTGCAGATGGCTGCCGACCGCATCCGTCTGGGTGAGGCCGATGTAGTGATTGCCGCCGGTGCTGAATCGATGTCGCTGGTACCGATGATGGGCAACAAAGTGTCGCTGAATCCGGAAATCTTTGCCAAGGATGAAAACTATGCCATCGCTTATGGTATGGGTCTGACGGCTGAGAAAGTGGCGCAGCAGTGGGGTGTGTCGCGTGAAGACCAGGATGCCTTTGCGGTGGAGTCGCACCGTCGTGCACTGGCCGCCATTGATTCCGGTGCCTTCAAGAGCGAAATCACCCCTTTGGAAGTGACCTATCGCACACCGAATCTGGAAACCGGCGAAGTGATCAGCAAGACCCGCGTGCTGGATACCGATGAAGGTCCGCGTCGCGAAACCACGCTGGAAGGCCTGGCCAAGCTGAAGACCGTATTCGATGCCAAGGGCTCGGTGACTGCCGGTAACTCTTCGCAAATGTCCGATGGTGCCGGCGCAGTGATTCTGGTATCCGAGCGTGTGCTCAAGGAGTTCAACCTGGTGCCGCTGGCACGCTACGTGACCTTTGCGGTCAAGGGTGTACCGCCGGAAATCATGGGTATCGGTCCCAAAGAAGCCATCCCGGCAGCCTGCCAGCAAGCGGGCATCACCCAGGATGAGCTGAAGTGGATCGAGCTGAATGAAGCCTTTGCTGCACAGGCGCTGGCCGTGACCCGTGATCTGGAGCTGGATGCCAGCAAGATCAACCCGCATGGCGGGGCGATTGCGCTGGGCCATCCGCTGGGTGCTACCGGTGCCATCCGTACCGCCACGCTGGTACATGGCATGCGCAATGCCGGCCAGCAAGGCTATGGCATGGTGACCATGTGTATCGGTACTGGTATGGGTGCAGCCGGCATTATCGAAGTGCTGTAA
- a CDS encoding PilZ domain-containing protein — protein sequence MLVRDLPQAEYFTALVEIIKAVSKINADTDIPLKERIKTLVYVDDKAHNIHHQLCQDFLAAAPGSKNYLPTILAFWHELANAYQICLRLYQASPNNAMEADIRLITARGLHHQMRLIAWNSLRYLKPEGSVWQQGFRFYMQAEDAGVARTPLMLYPDSSVEVSCEQLLLQGCMLYLAQTDNMLHREIIAVDQMMMPLSQGIRLEKQAPAQEPVFVINLSMPEHPQPLLRGMAGKWLRYWSTSDLTSRLADLMFDLDRTIPASLRALDAKLERDEWLALCEKLAIRWSDDGGKSLRKSERSLHSSNAQVTIGFERAAFTIKIQDIENSQNTPSQDWKVNDISSSGMGLTFIGKSVEQLAIGRLVLVKTESHPLLLGAIRRILRQQNGTKVGIEILGQSPVGVSLSDPAGNRDQPVTAIYITQPNSRKSQRWFLMPKQLAEPGREQILTAQGKSYLIRLKSPQQEFEDCSNSDFDTLSKVD from the coding sequence ATGCTGGTGAGGGATTTGCCGCAGGCGGAATACTTTACTGCCCTGGTTGAAATCATCAAGGCCGTCTCCAAGATCAACGCGGATACCGATATTCCGTTGAAGGAGCGCATCAAGACCCTGGTCTACGTCGATGACAAGGCCCACAACATTCATCACCAGCTGTGTCAGGATTTTCTGGCCGCAGCCCCCGGCAGCAAAAACTATCTGCCCACCATTCTGGCCTTCTGGCACGAACTGGCCAACGCCTACCAGATTTGCCTGCGCCTGTATCAGGCCTCTCCCAACAATGCCATGGAAGCCGACATCCGGCTGATCACGGCGCGTGGCCTGCATCACCAGATGCGACTGATTGCCTGGAATTCGCTGCGTTATCTGAAGCCGGAAGGCTCAGTCTGGCAACAAGGCTTCCGCTTCTACATGCAGGCGGAAGATGCTGGCGTTGCCCGCACGCCTCTGATGCTGTACCCCGACTCCTCCGTTGAAGTCAGCTGTGAACAGCTGCTATTGCAGGGCTGCATGCTCTATCTGGCACAGACTGACAATATGCTGCACCGCGAGATCATTGCCGTCGACCAGATGATGATGCCGCTAAGCCAGGGCATACGCCTGGAAAAACAGGCTCCCGCTCAAGAACCGGTATTCGTCATCAACCTGAGCATGCCGGAACACCCGCAACCTCTGCTGCGTGGCATGGCCGGCAAATGGCTGCGTTACTGGTCCACCAGCGACTTGACCAGCCGCCTGGCCGACCTGATGTTCGATCTCGACCGTACCATCCCGGCCTCGCTTAGGGCCCTGGATGCCAAGCTGGAACGGGATGAATGGCTGGCGCTATGCGAAAAACTGGCCATTCGCTGGTCTGATGATGGTGGCAAGTCGCTACGCAAATCCGAGCGCTCGCTGCACAGCTCCAACGCCCAAGTCACCATCGGCTTCGAGCGGGCTGCATTTACCATCAAGATTCAGGACATCGAAAACAGCCAGAATACGCCGTCTCAGGACTGGAAAGTCAACGACATCAGCAGCAGCGGCATGGGCTTGACCTTCATCGGCAAGAGTGTAGAACAACTGGCCATCGGCCGCCTGGTGCTGGTCAAGACCGAAAGCCATCCTTTGCTGCTGGGTGCCATCCGCCGCATCCTGCGCCAGCAGAATGGTACCAAGGTCGGTATAGAAATACTGGGACAGAGTCCAGTCGGGGTATCGCTGAGCGACCCGGCAGGCAATCGCGACCAGCCGGTCACTGCGATTTACATTACCCAACCCAATTCACGCAAGAGCCAGCGCTGGTTCCTGATGCCCAAGCAACTGGCAGAGCCGGGTCGCGAGCAGATTCTCACCGCACAGGGCAAGTCCTATCTGATTCGCCTGAAAAGCCCGCAACAAGAGTTTGAGGATTGCAGCAATAGCGATTTCGACACCTTATCCAAGGTAGACTGA